A genomic stretch from Candidatus Krumholzibacteriia bacterium includes:
- a CDS encoding FlgD immunoglobulin-like domain containing protein: protein LGRISGIATHPVEPNTAFALFSFAGRPKVLKTTDLGDTWTDLSGFEGTQTSTNGFPDVAVYDLVVFPNDTNRIWVGTEIGLVESLDGGATWALTDSGLPSVGIWNLRVVEDEVVVGTHGRGIWSVTLPELEEGLTFNPLLELVAQRPDGMLSVDFNLRSVYDSTDVLVNGQVVDSFGPNERRQLESILVPVTQPGTKTVTVRGVKDGTEYTSVDRSVDAQVFDPPTILFSTSIDDGSDFGLDGLDVGTAASFQGTGLQSPHPYPDAASMVAVLSQPIRILESSRLVYDEVALIEPGEPGAAFGQFGFWDFAVVEGTIDGANWVPLIDGYDANADPVWLSAYNNSLPGDASMLRTREVSLSDVFPVDSNILIRFRLSSDGFVNGWGWWVDDVRVEADATDAPSAGRVALEQNAPNPFNPNTTIAFSLPRRGPVKLQVFDVRGRLVRTLVDGVQASGRHSVVWDGTDDSGIGAASGVYLYRLTAAGDVRQNKMTLVK from the coding sequence CCTCGGGCGCATCTCGGGGATCGCCACGCACCCGGTCGAGCCGAACACCGCCTTCGCGCTGTTCTCGTTCGCCGGCCGTCCCAAGGTGCTGAAGACCACCGATCTGGGCGACACCTGGACCGATCTCAGCGGGTTCGAGGGCACGCAGACGAGCACGAACGGATTCCCCGACGTGGCCGTCTACGACCTGGTCGTCTTTCCGAACGACACGAACCGGATCTGGGTGGGCACCGAGATCGGCCTGGTCGAGTCGCTCGACGGCGGCGCCACCTGGGCACTGACCGACAGCGGACTGCCGTCGGTGGGCATCTGGAACCTGCGCGTGGTCGAGGACGAGGTCGTGGTCGGCACGCACGGTCGCGGGATCTGGTCGGTCACGCTGCCGGAGCTGGAGGAAGGGCTCACGTTCAACCCGCTGCTCGAGCTCGTCGCCCAGCGGCCCGACGGCATGCTCAGCGTGGACTTCAACCTCCGCTCGGTCTACGACAGCACCGACGTGCTCGTGAACGGGCAGGTGGTCGACAGCTTCGGTCCGAACGAGCGGCGCCAGCTCGAGTCGATCCTCGTGCCGGTGACCCAACCGGGGACGAAGACCGTGACGGTTCGGGGCGTGAAGGACGGCACCGAGTACACCTCGGTGGATCGTTCGGTCGACGCCCAGGTCTTCGATCCGCCGACCATTCTGTTCTCGACGTCGATCGACGACGGGAGCGACTTCGGACTCGACGGACTGGACGTCGGGACGGCGGCGTCGTTCCAGGGAACGGGTCTGCAGAGTCCGCACCCCTATCCGGACGCCGCGTCGATGGTGGCGGTGCTCTCGCAACCGATCCGGATCCTGGAGTCCTCCCGCCTGGTCTACGACGAGGTCGCCCTGATCGAGCCCGGAGAGCCAGGGGCCGCCTTCGGCCAATTCGGGTTCTGGGACTTCGCGGTGGTGGAGGGCACGATCGACGGGGCGAACTGGGTGCCGCTGATCGACGGCTACGACGCCAATGCCGATCCGGTGTGGCTCAGTGCGTACAACAACAGTCTGCCCGGAGACGCCTCGATGCTGCGCACGCGCGAGGTGTCGCTGTCCGACGTGTTCCCCGTCGACTCGAACATCCTGATCCGCTTCCGTCTGAGCAGCGACGGGTTCGTGAACGGATGGGGCTGGTGGGTGGACGACGTACGGGTCGAGGCCGACGCCACCGATGCCCCGTCGGCGGGCCGCGTGGCGCTCGAGCAGAACGCGCCGAATCCGTTCAACCCCAACACCACGATCGCCTTCTCGTTGCCGCGCCGGGGCCCGGTGAAGCTGCAGGTCTTCGACGTGCGGGGTCGTCTGGTGCGAACGTTGGTCGACGGGGTCCAGGCCTCCGGTCGCCACAGTGTCGTGTGGGACGGAACCGACGACTCCGGGATCGGTGCGGCCAGCGGCGTGTATCTCTACCGCCTGACGGCGGCCGGCGATGTGCGGCAGAACAAGATGACCCTCGTCAAGTAG
- a CDS encoding PAS domain S-box protein, producing the protein MTRSSGPDERTRDRWDQTDREESLEEGTYRALFECAQDPMWLLTRDRFVRANAAAARILGYGSPRDVEQLHPGDLSPPQQPCGGESKTLARQMTDLAYQEGSCCFEWTHQRRDGSPIPIQVSLTRITYRGSPALFCTWRDLTDLKRAKETVEDRERNFRAFFEGIHDVAVVTDLDGNLLYANRRLVERLGCDPSRVVGLHVLDLHAPEHRDEAARIFAEILRGERDHCPLPLYTADGRLWPTESRVWFGTWNGRECLFAVYKDLSKEQCARKRFERLFRSNPAAMALNSVDDGRFLDVNDAFVARTGHPRDEVIGRTADELDLFVDPAGHRNTAARLVEHGRICDVELDVRTRDGQIVHGLFSGELIDEQGDAEAVTVMLDITDRKRAEWALLEQGELLRSTVESMDDLIFLLDDEDCFVRIPQMRVDRPLYAAPENFEGRHYGEVLPPSVSAALRRTLRSLRGDRKTASFDYSLPIDGRERWYSARLSPRRGPKGEYLGTTIVSRDVTERVRTEHALRRAHERLERKNATARHLAEQADRANRAKSEFLANMSHEIRTPLNGVIGMTDLLLGTDLEDEQRSYAETVRTSGEALLSIIGDILDISKVEAGKLELEDVDFDLGVMLRDFAAIMEFEAESRGLDFACRTDPATPTALRGDPTRLRQILVNLTANAFKFTDDGEVLVGVEAAQTEGDHVVLRFHVSDTGVGIAPADRDRLFEKFSQLDSSTTRRYGGTGLGLAISRELAELMGGDIGVESTPGRGSTFWFNVRVRTRNEADQATEVSPARSTGEAEDIGHDQTALVVEDNPVNQRVAVAALRKLGIRADVAEDGVEALACLRRRRYRLVFMDCQMPVMDGFEATRSLRSAESGVLDPGVTVVAMTANAMQGDRESCLDAGMDDYVAKPITVARLRKVIEPWITGVEA; encoded by the coding sequence ATGACGCGAAGCTCGGGTCCGGACGAGCGGACTCGCGATCGCTGGGACCAGACCGATCGCGAGGAGAGTCTCGAAGAGGGCACCTACCGCGCCCTCTTCGAGTGCGCACAGGACCCCATGTGGCTGCTCACGCGGGACCGCTTCGTCCGGGCGAACGCCGCAGCGGCCCGGATCCTCGGCTACGGCTCGCCCCGCGACGTCGAGCAGCTCCACCCCGGCGACCTCTCCCCACCCCAGCAGCCGTGTGGTGGTGAGTCGAAGACACTCGCCCGCCAGATGACCGACCTCGCCTACCAGGAGGGTTCCTGCTGCTTCGAGTGGACACACCAGCGCCGCGACGGCAGCCCGATTCCCATTCAGGTGAGCCTCACCCGGATCACCTATCGAGGGAGCCCCGCCCTCTTCTGCACATGGCGGGACCTGACCGATCTGAAGCGCGCGAAGGAGACGGTCGAGGACCGGGAACGGAACTTCCGGGCCTTCTTCGAGGGCATCCACGACGTGGCCGTCGTGACCGACCTCGACGGAAACCTCCTGTACGCGAACCGCCGCCTCGTCGAGCGTCTGGGCTGCGACCCGAGCCGCGTCGTCGGACTCCACGTGCTCGACCTGCACGCGCCCGAGCACCGCGACGAGGCCGCACGCATCTTCGCGGAGATCCTCCGCGGCGAGCGTGACCACTGCCCCCTGCCCCTCTACACCGCCGACGGTCGCCTGTGGCCGACCGAGTCCCGCGTGTGGTTCGGAACGTGGAACGGACGCGAGTGCCTGTTCGCGGTCTACAAGGACCTGAGCAAGGAACAGTGCGCCCGGAAGCGCTTCGAGCGCCTGTTCCGATCGAATCCCGCGGCGATGGCCCTGAACTCCGTCGACGACGGTCGGTTCCTCGACGTGAACGACGCCTTCGTCGCCCGCACCGGCCACCCGCGCGACGAAGTGATCGGCCGGACGGCCGACGAACTCGACCTGTTCGTGGATCCCGCCGGCCACCGGAACACGGCGGCCCGCCTGGTCGAGCACGGCCGGATCTGCGACGTCGAACTCGACGTGCGCACCCGGGACGGCCAGATCGTCCACGGATTGTTCTCGGGAGAACTGATCGACGAGCAGGGCGACGCCGAGGCCGTGACGGTGATGCTGGACATCACCGACCGCAAACGGGCCGAATGGGCGCTGCTCGAGCAGGGCGAACTGCTGCGCTCGACCGTCGAATCGATGGACGACCTGATCTTCCTCCTCGACGACGAGGACTGTTTCGTGCGGATTCCACAGATGCGGGTCGACCGCCCTCTCTACGCGGCGCCGGAGAACTTCGAGGGCCGTCACTACGGCGAGGTCCTGCCGCCGTCGGTGTCCGCGGCCCTTCGCCGGACGCTGCGGTCCCTGCGAGGCGATCGCAAGACCGCGAGCTTCGACTACTCACTCCCCATCGACGGTCGCGAACGCTGGTACAGCGCGCGCCTGTCGCCGCGGCGCGGCCCGAAGGGCGAGTACCTCGGCACCACGATCGTCAGCCGTGACGTCACCGAACGCGTCCGCACCGAACACGCCCTCCGCCGGGCGCACGAACGGCTCGAACGCAAGAACGCCACCGCCCGCCACCTCGCCGAGCAGGCCGATCGGGCGAACCGCGCCAAGAGCGAGTTCCTCGCCAACATGAGTCACGAGATCCGCACCCCGCTGAACGGGGTCATCGGCATGACCGACCTGCTCCTCGGTACCGACCTCGAGGACGAACAGCGCAGCTACGCCGAAACCGTGCGCACGAGCGGCGAGGCCCTGCTGAGCATCATCGGCGACATCCTGGACATCTCGAAGGTCGAGGCGGGCAAGCTCGAGCTCGAGGACGTCGACTTCGATCTCGGTGTGATGCTCCGCGACTTCGCGGCAATCATGGAGTTCGAGGCCGAGAGCCGCGGACTCGACTTCGCCTGCCGCACCGATCCCGCCACGCCCACGGCCCTGCGCGGCGATCCCACACGGCTGCGGCAGATCCTGGTGAACCTCACCGCCAACGCCTTCAAGTTCACCGACGACGGAGAGGTCCTCGTGGGTGTGGAGGCAGCACAGACCGAGGGTGATCACGTCGTCCTCCGGTTCCACGTGTCGGACACGGGTGTCGGAATCGCTCCCGCGGACCGGGATCGGCTGTTCGAGAAGTTCTCGCAGCTCGATTCGTCGACCACCCGCCGCTACGGCGGCACCGGATTGGGCCTGGCCATCTCGCGCGAGCTCGCCGAACTCATGGGCGGCGACATCGGCGTCGAGAGCACACCCGGGCGGGGGTCCACTTTCTGGTTCAACGTCCGCGTACGGACCCGGAACGAAGCGGACCAGGCGACCGAAGTCTCGCCCGCTCGTTCGACCGGCGAGGCCGAGGACATCGGCCACGACCAGACGGCCCTCGTCGTCGAGGACAACCCGGTGAACCAGAGGGTCGCCGTGGCCGCACTGCGGAAGCTCGGAATCCGCGCCGACGTCGCCGAGGACGGTGTCGAGGCGCTGGCATGCCTCCGCCGTCGGCGCTACCGTCTGGTGTTCATGGACTGCCAGATGCCGGTCATGGACGGCTTCGAGGCAACCCGGTCACTGCGGTCCGCCGAATCGGGCGTGCTCGATCCCGGGGTGACGGTGGTGGCCATGACGGCCAACGCCATGCAGGGCGATCGCGAGTCCTGCCTCGACGCCGGCATGGACGACTACGTTGCGAAACCGATCACCGTGGCCCGCCTGCGCAAGGTGATCGAGCCCTGGATCACCGGCGTGGAGGCCTGA
- a CDS encoding putative quinol monooxygenase: MALTIVAQFQARPGMEAELETALKMLILPTRAESGCEVYELHRSLEQPGFFHFHEIWSADSYWEAHMRSPHIREFTTRSEELVAESRILQLEPVG, from the coding sequence ATGGCCCTGACGATCGTGGCCCAGTTCCAGGCGCGCCCCGGCATGGAAGCCGAACTCGAGACGGCGCTGAAGATGCTGATCCTCCCGACCCGGGCCGAGTCGGGATGCGAGGTGTACGAGTTGCACCGATCGCTCGAGCAGCCGGGCTTCTTCCACTTCCACGAGATCTGGAGTGCGGATTCGTACTGGGAGGCCCACATGCGGTCACCGCACATCCGCGAGTTCACGACGCGGTCGGAGGAACTCGTGGCGGAGTCGCGGATCCTGCAGCTGGAGCCCGTGGGCTGA
- a CDS encoding 4Fe-4S binding protein, whose translation MLRQVIRIDEEACDGCGECVPACHEGAIEIIDGKARLVDDRFCDGLGDCLGECPQGAITLETRDAVAFDEAAVAARVSTRPFAPAPCACPGTAAQELEREPAPGRGSDRVTSQLGQWPVQLRLLNPAAPYLADSELLLCADCVPFAVPDFHADYLRERTVAVSCPKLDDLPEIATRLAAILAQARPRKVVVARMTVPCCGGLLEAARAARTRVGSDVPIEVHTLDPRGERVETSRL comes from the coding sequence ATGCTCCGCCAGGTCATCCGGATCGACGAAGAAGCGTGCGACGGCTGTGGGGAGTGCGTCCCCGCCTGCCACGAAGGCGCGATCGAGATCATCGACGGCAAGGCCCGTCTGGTCGACGATCGCTTCTGCGACGGGCTGGGCGATTGTCTCGGGGAATGCCCGCAGGGCGCGATCACGCTCGAGACACGCGATGCCGTGGCCTTCGACGAAGCGGCGGTCGCAGCCCGCGTTTCCACCCGCCCCTTCGCACCCGCGCCGTGCGCGTGTCCGGGAACGGCGGCGCAGGAACTGGAGCGCGAGCCGGCTCCCGGTCGCGGCTCGGACCGTGTCACCAGCCAACTCGGCCAGTGGCCGGTCCAGTTGCGGTTGCTGAATCCCGCGGCGCCGTACCTGGCCGACAGCGAGTTGCTGCTCTGCGCCGACTGCGTTCCGTTCGCGGTCCCCGACTTCCACGCGGACTACCTACGCGAGCGGACCGTCGCGGTGTCGTGTCCGAAGCTCGACGACCTACCGGAGATCGCGACCCGATTGGCCGCGATCCTGGCGCAGGCGCGACCGCGGAAGGTCGTGGTGGCACGGATGACGGTGCCCTGTTGCGGCGGTCTTCTCGAAGCTGCACGGGCGGCACGCACGCGTGTGGGGTCGGACGTGCCGATCGAGGTCCACACGCTCGATCCGCGTGGCGAGCGGGTCGAGACGTCGAGGCTCTGA
- a CDS encoding NapC/NirT family cytochrome c, producing the protein MNDESPRANDHGSGGSRRSSTISLFANPISVVGLWIAGVSFVVTLLLMAIEMTSSSHNPYLGIITFVVLPVFMGLGIVVAIFGALRERRRRARGEDDAHWPVLDLNAARQRRALAWISAAAVVFLGLSAFGSLKAYEYTETNEFCGTVCHTVMEPEYTAYQHSAHSRVPCVDCHIGPGAEWFVRSKISGAYQVYAVAADVYPRPIHTPIKNLRPSQDTCENCHWPQKFFGDTYITRNYYLTDEENSHTRLDLMLRVGGGDGREGPREGIHWHMNIANDIEYVAADERRQKIDWFRVTRLDGSVSTYVREGSGLPHDEPPEGEVRSMDCIDCHNRPSHRFLPPQVAMNAAMARGEISTDLAGIKGLGVEILEDEYQSKDEALEVIETTLRDEYADADHAGLVAPAVRAIQEIYRVNYFPQMKTNWKAFPENTGHMWAPGCFRCHNGDHVNEAGESLTRDCNACHVILAEQPPQGDQMMSLVGVDFQHPEDIGELWRDMSCVECHAP; encoded by the coding sequence TTGAACGACGAGTCTCCTCGCGCGAACGACCACGGGAGCGGCGGTAGCCGGCGCAGCTCGACCATCTCGCTGTTCGCCAATCCCATCTCCGTGGTCGGCCTCTGGATCGCCGGCGTCTCCTTCGTGGTGACGCTGCTGCTCATGGCGATCGAGATGACCTCGAGCAGCCACAACCCCTACCTCGGGATCATCACGTTCGTGGTGTTGCCGGTGTTCATGGGGCTCGGGATCGTGGTCGCGATCTTCGGCGCGCTCCGCGAGCGTCGGCGCCGCGCCCGCGGCGAGGACGACGCCCACTGGCCGGTCCTCGACCTGAACGCAGCGCGCCAGCGGCGGGCCCTGGCGTGGATCTCCGCGGCCGCGGTCGTCTTCCTCGGCCTGTCGGCCTTCGGGAGCCTGAAGGCCTACGAGTACACCGAGACCAACGAGTTCTGCGGCACCGTCTGCCACACGGTCATGGAGCCGGAGTACACGGCCTACCAGCACTCGGCCCACTCGCGCGTGCCGTGCGTGGACTGCCACATCGGTCCGGGCGCCGAGTGGTTCGTGCGGTCGAAGATCAGCGGCGCGTACCAGGTGTACGCGGTGGCCGCCGACGTCTACCCGCGTCCGATCCACACTCCGATCAAGAACCTCCGCCCGTCGCAGGACACCTGCGAGAACTGCCACTGGCCGCAGAAGTTCTTCGGCGACACCTACATCACGCGCAACTACTACCTGACCGACGAGGAGAACTCCCACACCCGGCTCGATCTCATGCTCCGCGTCGGCGGTGGCGATGGCCGCGAGGGCCCGCGCGAGGGCATCCACTGGCACATGAACATCGCCAACGACATCGAGTACGTCGCCGCCGACGAGCGCCGCCAGAAGATCGACTGGTTCCGCGTCACCCGGCTCGACGGCTCGGTGAGCACCTACGTGCGCGAGGGCAGTGGGTTGCCGCACGACGAGCCGCCCGAGGGCGAGGTGCGCTCGATGGACTGCATCGACTGCCACAACCGGCCGTCACACCGCTTCCTGCCGCCCCAGGTCGCCATGAACGCGGCGATGGCCCGCGGGGAGATCTCGACCGATCTGGCCGGGATCAAGGGGCTCGGGGTGGAGATCCTCGAGGACGAGTACCAGTCCAAGGACGAGGCCCTGGAGGTGATCGAGACCACGCTCCGGGACGAATACGCCGACGCCGACCACGCCGGACTGGTCGCGCCGGCGGTCCGCGCGATCCAGGAGATCTACCGGGTCAACTACTTCCCTCAGATGAAGACCAACTGGAAGGCCTTCCCCGAGAACACCGGTCACATGTGGGCGCCCGGCTGCTTCCGCTGCCACAACGGTGACCACGTGAACGAGGCCGGTGAGTCGCTCACCCGCGATTGCAACGCCTGCCACGTGATCCTGGCCGAGCAGCCGCCGCAGGGTGACCAGATGATGTCGCTGGTCGGCGTGGACTTCCAGCACCCCGAGGACATCGGGGAGCTCTGGCGCGACATGAGCTGCGTGGAGTGCCACGCGCCCTGA
- a CDS encoding amidase — protein MNPNPTTSRRTFLGRTAALTLAAALAPDLLRAQAEEEAADEAIAAEVIRRAEILAGLEFTDAERELMRESVTDQVESLQTIRALAIPNEVPPALGFRPLYDDPEKVSYVSGSAKNRAQDPAETLRGAIFGDRPRTPPTDEIELLFSPIEHLSEWIRRRQLKPSDLVEASLARLVELDPTLHFVIDRTADRAREFAAVLDEEQRVGKWRGPLHGIPYGAKDLLAARGARTTWGAKPYETRTFDDDAEVVRRLEEAGAVLVAKTAVGALAWGDVWFRETTRNPWNPEQGSSGSSAGSASAVAAGALPFALGTETLGSIVSPCSRCGATGLRPTFGRVPRTGCMALTWSMDKIGPIARNVQDTAFVLEAIHGAHEGDPESVTAPLDWRGTSDFSMRKLRFGAAEENFANDYEGATFDRATLDVLRDRGIEFEPMTFPEMPVGAMLVVLQVEGAAAFDELTRTDRDDELVRQVVNAWPNVFRAAQLVPGVQYVQAQRARTQLMRAFEDALGDLDGYVAPAFAGPSLLITNLTGHPCVVLPNGFREDGTPTSITFIGRNYGEPAIVALASIYQGATDFHLKRPRL, from the coding sequence ATGAATCCGAACCCGACCACGTCCCGCCGTACCTTCCTCGGTCGCACCGCGGCCCTCACCCTGGCCGCCGCGCTCGCACCCGATCTGCTCCGCGCGCAGGCCGAAGAGGAAGCGGCCGACGAAGCGATCGCGGCCGAGGTCATCCGCCGCGCCGAGATCCTGGCCGGACTCGAGTTCACCGACGCCGAGCGCGAGCTCATGCGCGAGTCGGTGACCGACCAGGTCGAGAGCCTGCAGACGATTCGCGCCCTGGCGATCCCGAACGAGGTCCCACCCGCCCTGGGCTTCCGCCCGCTGTACGACGACCCGGAGAAGGTCTCGTACGTCTCGGGCTCGGCGAAGAACCGCGCCCAGGACCCGGCCGAGACCCTGCGCGGCGCGATCTTCGGCGATCGTCCGCGCACACCGCCGACCGACGAGATCGAGCTGCTGTTCTCTCCGATCGAGCACCTGTCGGAGTGGATCCGTCGTCGGCAGCTGAAGCCGAGCGATCTGGTCGAGGCGTCGCTGGCCCGACTGGTGGAACTCGACCCCACGCTGCACTTCGTGATCGACCGCACCGCCGACCGCGCCCGCGAGTTCGCGGCCGTGCTCGACGAGGAGCAGCGCGTGGGCAAGTGGCGCGGTCCGCTGCACGGCATTCCCTACGGCGCCAAGGACCTGCTCGCCGCGCGCGGCGCACGCACCACCTGGGGCGCGAAGCCCTACGAGACCCGGACCTTCGACGACGACGCCGAGGTCGTACGCCGGCTGGAGGAAGCGGGCGCGGTGCTCGTGGCCAAGACCGCGGTCGGCGCGCTGGCCTGGGGTGACGTCTGGTTCCGCGAGACCACGCGCAATCCCTGGAATCCCGAGCAGGGCAGCAGCGGCAGCTCGGCGGGCAGCGCCTCGGCCGTCGCCGCCGGCGCCCTGCCCTTCGCGCTCGGTACCGAGACCCTCGGGTCGATCGTCTCGCCCTGTTCGCGCTGCGGCGCCACGGGACTGCGCCCGACCTTCGGCCGCGTGCCGCGCACCGGCTGCATGGCACTCACCTGGAGCATGGACAAGATCGGCCCCATCGCCCGCAACGTGCAGGACACGGCCTTCGTGCTCGAGGCGATCCACGGGGCGCACGAAGGGGATCCCGAGTCGGTGACCGCACCGCTCGACTGGCGCGGGACGTCGGATTTCTCCATGCGGAAGCTTCGCTTCGGCGCCGCCGAGGAGAACTTCGCCAACGACTACGAGGGTGCCACCTTCGATCGCGCGACGCTCGACGTGCTCCGTGACCGGGGCATCGAGTTCGAGCCGATGACCTTTCCCGAGATGCCGGTGGGCGCCATGCTGGTCGTCCTGCAGGTCGAGGGCGCCGCCGCCTTCGACGAGCTCACCCGCACCGATCGTGACGACGAACTCGTGCGGCAGGTCGTGAACGCCTGGCCGAACGTGTTCCGCGCGGCGCAACTGGTCCCGGGGGTGCAGTACGTGCAGGCGCAGCGGGCCCGCACGCAGCTCATGCGCGCCTTCGAGGACGCACTCGGCGACCTCGACGGCTACGTCGCCCCCGCGTTCGCCGGGCCGTCACTGTTGATCACGAACCTCACCGGCCACCCGTGCGTGGTCCTGCCCAACGGATTCCGTGAAGACGGAACTCCGACGAGCATCACCTTCATCGGCCGCAACTACGGGGAACCGGCGATCGTCGCCCTGGCCTCGATCTACCAGGGCGCGACCGACTTCCATCTGAAGAGACCTCGACTCTGA
- a CDS encoding thioredoxin-like domain-containing protein, translating into MKRSLLFLFLLVAPTAAADWPADLPKEGECVVCARRGADHGAERLVDWREHEGDHFGFCSEGCAEAFDQMPTGYAPPVLPRPAPDFRWSTLDEDAIEPTGQNALLVDFWATWCTPCLKVMPELDALAREFADAGFGIVGVSIDEDRDDLESFLERRPVDYAIVHDGGEDPAWWTFRVPAIPAAFLLDSEGRIVAQWNGEIDTDELRTRVEELVAKD; encoded by the coding sequence GTGAAGCGCAGCCTTCTGTTCCTGTTCCTGCTCGTCGCCCCCACCGCGGCGGCCGACTGGCCCGCCGACCTGCCGAAGGAGGGCGAGTGCGTGGTGTGCGCGCGCCGCGGGGCCGATCACGGCGCCGAGCGCCTCGTCGACTGGCGCGAACACGAGGGCGACCACTTCGGCTTCTGCTCGGAGGGCTGCGCCGAGGCCTTCGACCAGATGCCCACCGGCTACGCGCCGCCCGTACTGCCGCGCCCGGCCCCGGACTTCCGCTGGTCGACGCTCGACGAGGACGCGATCGAACCGACCGGCCAGAACGCCCTGCTCGTCGACTTCTGGGCCACCTGGTGCACTCCGTGTCTGAAGGTGATGCCCGAGCTCGACGCCCTGGCGCGCGAATTCGCCGACGCCGGCTTCGGGATCGTCGGGGTGTCCATCGACGAGGACCGCGACGATCTCGAGTCCTTCCTCGAACGCCGACCGGTGGACTACGCGATCGTCCACGACGGCGGCGAGGATCCCGCATGGTGGACGTTCCGCGTGCCAGCGATCCCCGCCGCCTTCCTGCTCGACTCCGAGGGCCGGATCGTCGCGCAGTGGAACGGGGAGATCGACACCGACGAGTTGCGCACCCGGGTCGAGGAGCTCGTGGCGAAGGACTGA
- a CDS encoding OmpA family protein yields MKRSISILLLLAVATAPLGCATNKGTGTIIGAGAGGVVGGVIGDKAGNTAVGAILGAAIGGAAGAWIGNYMDEQAEEIRQDIEGAEVERIGEGIKITFDSGILFASNQATLEGPARANIEELARILKKYEDTNVLIEGHTDSQGSEDYNLELSRRRAQSVANYLAGQQVDATRFTLMGYGETQPVASNETPEGRRENRRVEIAIMANDELKAQAERIAD; encoded by the coding sequence GTGAAGCGTTCGATCTCGATCCTTCTGCTGCTCGCCGTCGCTACCGCTCCTCTCGGTTGCGCCACGAACAAGGGCACCGGCACGATCATCGGCGCCGGCGCGGGCGGCGTCGTCGGCGGCGTGATCGGCGACAAGGCCGGCAACACGGCCGTGGGCGCCATCCTGGGCGCGGCGATCGGCGGGGCCGCGGGTGCCTGGATCGGCAACTACATGGACGAGCAGGCCGAAGAGATCCGGCAGGACATCGAGGGTGCCGAGGTCGAGCGCATCGGCGAGGGCATCAAGATCACCTTCGATTCCGGGATCCTCTTCGCCTCGAACCAGGCCACGCTCGAAGGTCCCGCCCGTGCGAACATCGAGGAACTCGCGCGCATCCTGAAGAAGTACGAAGACACGAACGTGCTCATCGAGGGTCACACCGACAGCCAGGGCAGCGAGGACTACAACCTCGAACTGTCACGGCGCCGCGCGCAGTCGGTGGCGAACTACCTGGCCGGGCAGCAGGTCGACGCCACGCGCTTCACGCTGATGGGCTACGGCGAGACCCAGCCCGTGGCGAGCAACGAGACGCCGGAGGGCCGGCGCGAGAACCGGCGGGTGGAGATCGCGATCATGGCCAATGACGAGCTCAAGGCACAGGCCGAGCGGATCGCGGACTGA
- a CDS encoding PRC-barrel domain-containing protein: MIRSLDDLTRYAFRARDGDVGRVHDFYFDDDAWIVRYLVVDTGRWLPGRTVLIAPQAIEGIDWNERTIDLDLTKEQIEKSPELDEDEPVSRQKESELFDYYGWQPYWLATPGAMDSVAPVAPLRSRPVSGRIGEPADGGDPHLRSVREVNGYAVACTDDDAGEVHDFACEDDTWTIRYLVVDTRRWLPGRKVLVALDWIASIDWAGQRIELELTSEKMKESPEFDPTAPVNRRYEERLYDFYGRPRYWTADEEEGIR, translated from the coding sequence ATGATCCGCAGTCTCGACGATCTGACCCGCTATGCATTCCGCGCGCGCGACGGCGACGTCGGCCGCGTCCACGACTTCTACTTCGACGACGACGCCTGGATCGTCCGCTACCTCGTGGTCGACACGGGACGCTGGCTCCCCGGCCGTACGGTCCTGATCGCCCCGCAGGCGATCGAAGGCATCGATTGGAACGAACGGACCATCGACCTGGACCTGACCAAGGAGCAGATCGAGAAGAGTCCGGAGCTCGACGAGGACGAGCCCGTGTCGCGACAGAAGGAGAGCGAACTCTTCGACTACTACGGGTGGCAGCCCTACTGGTTGGCGACACCCGGTGCCATGGATTCGGTGGCACCCGTGGCCCCGTTGCGCTCGCGCCCGGTGAGTGGCCGCATCGGGGAGCCCGCCGACGGTGGCGATCCCCATCTGCGCAGTGTGCGCGAAGTGAACGGGTACGCGGTCGCGTGCACCGACGACGACGCCGGTGAGGTCCACGACTTCGCCTGCGAGGACGACACCTGGACGATCCGCTACCTGGTCGTCGACACGCGTCGTTGGCTTCCCGGTCGAAAGGTCCTGGTGGCGCTGGACTGGATCGCCTCGATCGACTGGGCTGGTCAACGCATCGAGCTCGAGCTCACCTCGGAGAAGATGAAGGAGAGCCCCGAGTTCGACCCCACCGCGCCGGTGAACCGCCGCTACGAGGAACGACTCTACGACTTCTACGGTCGTCCCCGGTACTGGACCGCCGACGAGGAGGAAGGGATCCGATGA